Proteins from one Peptostreptococcaceae bacterium genomic window:
- a CDS encoding thiamine-binding protein, whose protein sequence is MSDVEKINCARISFAPLSVEDIESPVNEVLRLIESSGLKVETGAMDTLVWGSPGEISDIIEKIQSEMDGKAKYILDIRISNTCGCAGDGRSCRL, encoded by the coding sequence TTGTCTGATGTGGAAAAAATAAATTGCGCGCGGATTTCTTTCGCTCCGCTTAGCGTGGAGGATATCGAATCACCGGTGAATGAGGTCTTGAGGCTAATAGAATCTTCAGGACTTAAGGTTGAAACAGGAGCAATGGATACCTTGGTCTGGGGTTCTCCGGGGGAAATTTCGGATATCATTGAAAAAATTCAATCCGAAATGGACGGAAAAGCAAAATATATTTTGGACATAAGAATATCGAATACCTGTGGATGTGCTGGTGATGGACGGAGCTGCCGGTTATAA
- a CDS encoding class I SAM-dependent methyltransferase, whose product MSFFDIEAQKYDAWYDTTQGGFVDETETALAFSMFSPMPGSKLLDAGCGTGNFSLKLAEKGVRVTGIDISEEMMSVARIKTEKAGFDVEYRLGNLYCLPFEDESFDAVFSMAAFEFIKEPQKAFDELMRVTKNGGTLMIGTINGDSPWGELYKTKEFKEKTVFKHADFKAMEDMEVLCPEKLVDKGACLFMPPTAPEKDFCWESENSLSNKERGGYICLMWKK is encoded by the coding sequence ATGAGTTTTTTTGATATCGAGGCGCAGAAGTACGATGCATGGTACGACACTACCCAAGGTGGATTCGTAGACGAAACAGAGACTGCATTGGCCTTTAGCATGTTTAGCCCAATGCCTGGAAGCAAACTGCTTGACGCTGGTTGCGGAACGGGAAATTTCAGTTTAAAATTGGCTGAAAAAGGCGTGAGGGTTACCGGAATAGACATCTCGGAAGAGATGATGTCAGTGGCCAGGATTAAAACTGAAAAAGCGGGTTTTGATGTCGAATATAGGCTGGGGAATCTCTACTGTCTTCCGTTTGAAGACGAAAGCTTTGATGCCGTTTTTTCGATGGCCGCATTCGAATTCATCAAAGAGCCCCAGAAAGCCTTCGACGAGCTGATGAGGGTTACCAAGAATGGAGGGACCCTGATGATAGGGACAATAAATGGAGACAGTCCATGGGGAGAGCTCTATAAAACCAAGGAATTCAAGGAGAAAACTGTATTCAAGCATGCCGATTTTAAGGCCATGGAGGACATGGAAGTTTTGTGTCCTGAGAAGCTTGTTGATAAGGGGGCTTGTCTTTTTATGCCGCCAACGGCTCCCGAAAAGGACTTTTGCTGGGAGTCTGAGAATTCTCTTTCTAATAAAGAAAGGGGCGGTTATATTTGTCTGATGTGGAAAAAATAA
- a CDS encoding ABC transporter ATP-binding protein — protein sequence IILLDEPFGGLDAITKRKMQAWLLEVLETLNASVFFITHDIEEAILLSDRIYVLSERPASLSMEIPVNIERPRDPEIVTSQKFNEIRKQILELLR from the coding sequence ATAATCCTATTGGATGAGCCATTCGGAGGTTTGGACGCAATAACTAAAAGGAAGATGCAGGCCTGGCTCCTAGAGGTGCTTGAAACCTTGAACGCCTCTGTATTCTTCATAACGCATGACATAGAAGAGGCCATTCTTCTCTCGGACAGGATATATGTTCTGTCTGAAAGACCGGCCAGCTTATCCATGGAAATACCTGTGAATATAGAAAGACCGAGAGATCCGGAGATTGTGACAAGCCAAAAATTTAACGAAATCAGGAAACAAATCCTTGAGCTTTTGAGGTAG